TCCGGGCCGCCAGCCGCGTTACCGGCGTCGCGGGCGTGAGCAACCTGATCGAGGTCAAGCAGCACCCGGCGCCCGCCGACGTGAAGGAGCGGATCGTTTCGGCCTTCAAACGCCAGGCCGATCTCGACGCCGCCGCGGTGACCGTGACCACCGAAGGGGGAATTGTGAAGCTCGGCGGCAAGGTCAGGGCATGGGCCGAGCGCGGGGTCGCCGAGAGGGCCGCATGGTCGGCGCCGGGGGTCACCCGGGTCGAGGATAATATCACGATCGCCCTTTGAGCGGAGCGATCCCGAAAATACGCTTTGCGGCCGCCCTCGAAGACGGGCGGCCGCTTTTGCGTCAGTGTCGAAGCGCCAGATAATCGGCGAGCCGGTCGACAAAAGGCTGCTGGCTTGGAAGTATCATGGCCGCAGCCTCCGCCGCCGTGAACCATCGCGCCGCGTCGATTTCGGGAAACGACTGGTACAGGCCGCTGCGCGGTGGCCACTCGATCTCGAAGCGATTGCTCACGACCGCAGTAGCATCGAGATCCTGCTCGAGCGCGAAGCCTTCGACGATCTTTCCGCCAGCCTGCCGGAGCGGGCCCAGCGGAACAAGCGTACCTTGCAGCGATATGCCAAGCTCTTCCTGAGCTTCGCGCAAGGCGGCAGCCTCCGCGTTTTCACCCGCCCCAATTCCTCCCTTCGGTATCTGCCAGGCGCCGCGGTCGCGCCCACGCCAATAGGGTCCGCCGGGATGGACGAGCAAGACTTCCGCGCTCCCGCCCTTCAGCCGATAAAGCAGTATCCCGGCGCTTCGCGCTATCACTGGCAGTCGCAGCTGTTTGTCGGCATCGATCCCCTCTCCCAATCATCGCTGCGAGCGGTTCTGCCCGCCAGTCTTCGGCGCCGCCGCGCAGCTATGGCTGAAAGGTAACGCGCC
This sequence is a window from Sphingopyxis sp. USTB-05. Protein-coding genes within it:
- a CDS encoding NUDIX domain-containing protein is translated as MIARSAGILLYRLKGGSAEVLLVHPGGPYWRGRDRGAWQIPKGGIGAGENAEAAALREAQEELGISLQGTLVPLGPLRQAGGKIVEGFALEQDLDATAVVSNRFEIEWPPRSGLYQSFPEIDAARWFTAAEAAAMILPSQQPFVDRLADYLALRH